In a genomic window of Desulfurobacteriaceae bacterium:
- a CDS encoding septal ring lytic transglycosylase RlpA family protein, translated as MKRAWILCIISIFLWGCVSLKGRDEFFGQPAKPIKPSSGCESTYKVNGRTYCVKDVPSGYVEYGVASWYGPGFHGKRTANGEIYNMYKLTAAHKTLPLNTYVKVINLENGKSVIVKVNDRGPFVEGRIIDLSYAAAKRLGMLKKGTAKVKLVVLGKKVNNGYKSVNLERGMFYVQVGAFKNKLNAFKYKNKILNEYGIQTKVIKLNGYYRVLAGPVSSYKKAKQFKLRLKRMGLSGSFIIRQ; from the coding sequence ATGAAAAGAGCTTGGATTCTCTGTATCATTTCTATCTTTTTGTGGGGTTGCGTTAGCCTTAAGGGAAGGGATGAGTTTTTTGGGCAGCCAGCTAAGCCTATTAAACCTAGTTCGGGTTGTGAGTCTACTTACAAAGTAAATGGTAGAACTTACTGTGTTAAAGATGTTCCTTCTGGATACGTTGAGTATGGAGTTGCTTCTTGGTATGGTCCCGGTTTTCACGGCAAACGAACTGCTAACGGCGAGATATATAATATGTACAAGCTAACCGCGGCACATAAGACTCTTCCTCTAAACACTTATGTAAAGGTAATAAACCTTGAGAATGGAAAAAGTGTTATTGTCAAAGTAAACGATAGAGGTCCTTTTGTTGAGGGAAGAATCATTGACCTTTCTTACGCAGCGGCTAAAAGACTTGGAATGCTAAAAAAAGGAACTGCTAAAGTAAAGCTCGTAGTCCTTGGCAAAAAAGTTAACAACGGATATAAATCTGTAAATTTAGAAAGGGGAATGTTCTACGTCCAAGTTGGAGCCTTTAAGAACAAATTAAATGCTTTTAAGTACAAGAATAAGATTCTTAACGAGTACGGAATCCAAACAAAAGTTATAAAACTCAATGGTTATTACAGGGTATTAGCCGGTCCTGTTTCAAGTTATAAAAAAGCAAAGCAGTTTAAACTAAGGTTAAAAAGAATGGGACTAAGTGGTTCATTTATTATTAGACAGTGA
- a CDS encoding DUF350 domain-containing protein, with the protein MVEIIATALKETVINSVYLLAFVFFAFLTIEFYRLFFRLGHSETENLIRGALIFALAVATSPLYTGESYGLLLDLFYIGIYSLIALFLMALGHVINDYVIFHKVKNLLEIKNGNLSLAVVETANLIATGIVVETVINNYFSPEIDQVGLILKLLGIFFLVQLLLTFSIYLYERLYELKGINLRELIYKGNISAGINLSSLYIITSFLITSVFSPEKSLTAMVMLTLIYFIFSVILLLIFKILIDLLILRETTIKRIIQDDNYFRALFIEMAMISVVFIYQFIA; encoded by the coding sequence ATGGTGGAGATTATAGCAACAGCTCTGAAAGAAACAGTTATAAATTCCGTTTATCTTTTGGCTTTTGTTTTCTTTGCTTTTCTTACTATTGAGTTTTATAGACTGTTCTTTAGACTTGGACATTCCGAAACTGAAAATTTAATACGTGGAGCTCTCATATTTGCTCTTGCAGTGGCAACGTCTCCTCTTTACACAGGAGAATCTTACGGGTTGTTGTTAGACCTTTTCTACATAGGTATCTATTCTCTAATTGCTCTTTTTCTTATGGCTTTGGGACACGTTATCAATGACTATGTTATTTTTCATAAAGTTAAAAATCTGTTGGAAATAAAGAATGGGAATCTCTCCTTAGCAGTGGTTGAAACTGCCAATCTCATAGCAACGGGAATAGTCGTTGAAACTGTAATAAACAACTATTTTTCTCCAGAGATCGATCAGGTAGGATTAATCTTAAAGCTTTTAGGAATATTCTTTCTCGTACAATTGTTGTTAACCTTTAGTATTTACCTTTACGAAAGATTATACGAGCTCAAAGGAATCAATCTTAGAGAGTTAATTTATAAAGGAAATATATCTGCCGGTATCAACCTTTCTTCTCTATACATTATAACTTCATTCCTCATAACTTCCGTTTTTAGTCCGGAAAAGTCTTTAACGGCTATGGTTATGTTAACTCTTATCTACTTTATCTTTTCCGTTATTCTGCTCCTCATCTTTAAGATTCTTATTGATCTTCTAATTCTTAGGGAAACAACGATAAAGAGGATTATTCAGGACGATAACTACTTCAGAGCTCTCTTCATCGAAATGGCGATGATTTCTGTCGTGTTCATCTATCAGTTCATAGCTTAG
- a CDS encoding polyamine aminopropyltransferase, with protein sequence MARSLALWLSLSIFMTGASGLIYEYLLSTTSSYIMGSSIEQFSITIALMLLFMGLAGYYQKNISDRNLIEKFIVVESVLSLVGGLSVVITYFSFAYLENYELIYYLTASFIGFLIGLEIPIVLRINEKYIKKLSENISFIYSADYVGAFVGALVWVYIILRHFSLVQAGFITSAANLLVAVITLFVFERKKGIQYKKVIYLLVALVFLIDIAGFTLSRKIEKFLQRPLYNQPVIFHERTKYQDIAITRNKKTGEIRLYINGNLQFSSADEKIYHELLVHPAMNLAGNRKNVLVLGGGDGLVAREILKYSNVNITLVDLDREMIEIAKREPLVEINRGSFLNDRVKVINTDADVFLVELLKRGIREKYDVVIVDLPDPSTVELAKLYSVEFYRKLFYLLRSDGIMAVQSTSPYFAPDAFTCIEKTIEKAGFNILPYHYDVPSFGDWGFVIAYKFSKEELDKKIKEVNFNTVNLEVLTKEMFLASLVFPKGWIKTKKKEIEVNSIFSPVIVHYYNDNAWETY encoded by the coding sequence ATGGCTAGAAGCTTGGCCTTGTGGCTTTCCCTTTCAATTTTTATGACCGGAGCGTCCGGACTTATTTATGAATACTTGCTTTCTACAACTTCATCCTACATAATGGGGAGCTCCATAGAACAGTTTTCTATAACCATTGCTCTAATGCTCCTTTTTATGGGGCTTGCAGGATATTATCAGAAGAACATCTCAGATAGAAATCTTATAGAAAAGTTTATCGTTGTAGAATCTGTTCTTTCTCTTGTTGGGGGACTAAGTGTAGTAATAACCTACTTCTCCTTTGCCTATCTTGAAAACTACGAGCTAATCTACTACCTGACTGCTTCTTTTATAGGGTTTCTCATTGGACTTGAGATTCCGATTGTCTTGAGGATAAATGAAAAGTACATAAAGAAATTGAGTGAGAATATCTCCTTTATCTATTCTGCTGATTATGTTGGAGCTTTTGTTGGAGCTCTTGTTTGGGTTTACATAATTTTAAGACACTTCTCCCTTGTACAGGCTGGATTCATCACAAGTGCAGCTAATCTTTTGGTAGCAGTTATTACTCTCTTTGTTTTTGAAAGAAAGAAAGGAATACAATACAAAAAAGTAATCTACTTGCTCGTGGCTCTCGTATTTCTCATTGACATTGCTGGATTTACTTTAAGCAGAAAGATAGAGAAGTTTTTACAAAGACCTCTTTATAACCAGCCTGTAATTTTCCACGAGAGGACGAAGTATCAGGATATAGCAATAACGAGAAACAAGAAGACAGGAGAGATAAGACTCTACATAAACGGTAATCTCCAGTTTTCCTCTGCCGATGAGAAGATTTATCACGAGCTCCTTGTTCATCCTGCCATGAATCTTGCGGGGAACAGAAAGAACGTTCTTGTTCTCGGAGGGGGAGATGGATTGGTTGCGAGAGAAATTCTCAAGTATTCCAACGTTAATATAACGCTTGTTGATCTTGACAGAGAGATGATAGAAATAGCAAAAAGAGAGCCTCTCGTTGAAATAAATAGAGGTTCTTTTCTCAACGATAGAGTAAAAGTTATCAATACGGATGCGGATGTTTTTTTGGTGGAGCTCTTAAAGAGAGGTATCAGAGAGAAATATGACGTTGTAATTGTTGATCTTCCAGACCCTTCAACGGTAGAACTTGCAAAGCTCTACTCGGTAGAGTTTTACAGAAAACTCTTTTATCTCCTAAGATCGGATGGAATAATGGCGGTTCAGTCAACTTCTCCTTACTTTGCTCCAGATGCTTTTACCTGTATAGAAAAAACGATAGAAAAAGCAGGTTTTAATATTCTCCCTTACCATTATGACGTTCCATCTTTTGGAGACTGGGGATTTGTGATAGCTTACAAGTTTTCAAAAGAGGAGCTCGACAAGAAAATAAAAGAAGTAAACTTCAATACCGTTAACCTTGAAGTCCTGACAAAAGAGATGTTCCTTGCTTCCTTAGTCTTTCCAAAGGGTTGGATTAAGACCAAGAAAAAAGAGATTGAAGTAAACAGTATCTTCAGCCCTGTTATTGTCCACTACTACAATGACAACGCTTGGGAAACTTATTAG
- a CDS encoding class II fructose-bisphosphate aldolase — MEKILESLEGIVEVKEDRVEILDEQKVRSELIDNLVYTAVFGSEEEKKTARWLIRAIALELDVVPASIHDLYVNGMAKEEIGKWFTVPAMNIRGMTYDVMRQIFKVAVKEDMGSFILEIAKSEIDYTDQRPAEYTACTLAAAIKEGFRGPVFIQGDHFQFNAKKYAEDPEKELENIKALTKEAIEADFYNIDIDPSTLVDYSKETLKEQQYHNYLNTAKMTAFIREIEPEGVTVSVGGEIGHIGGKNSTPEEFEAFMEGYLETLKEYGNYAGISKISVQTGTEHGGVPLPDGSVAEVKLDFSVLEKIGEVARKKYSMAGAVQHGASTLPDELFHKFPEVKTAEIHLATGFQNIIYDYLPEEFKNEIYNWLKTELKNEWKEGWTEQQFIYKTRKKGFGKFKKEFWNLPEEVKAPMMKALEEKFRFLFELLNAFGTKEIVEKYVKPVKIYKKKPL; from the coding sequence ATGGAAAAGATTCTGGAATCTCTAGAAGGAATTGTTGAGGTAAAAGAAGATAGAGTGGAAATCCTTGACGAACAAAAAGTTAGAAGTGAGTTAATAGATAACCTTGTTTACACTGCTGTTTTTGGTAGTGAAGAAGAGAAGAAGACAGCTCGTTGGCTTATAAGAGCAATTGCTTTAGAGCTTGACGTAGTTCCAGCTTCTATTCATGATCTTTACGTGAACGGAATGGCTAAGGAAGAGATTGGAAAGTGGTTTACCGTTCCAGCTATGAACATAAGGGGAATGACTTACGATGTTATGAGACAGATTTTCAAAGTTGCCGTTAAAGAAGATATGGGATCATTCATCCTTGAAATCGCTAAATCCGAAATCGATTATACAGACCAAAGACCTGCAGAATACACAGCTTGCACTCTTGCTGCAGCTATCAAAGAAGGATTTAGAGGACCTGTGTTCATTCAAGGAGATCACTTCCAGTTTAACGCTAAAAAGTACGCAGAAGATCCAGAAAAAGAACTTGAAAACATTAAGGCTTTAACTAAAGAAGCGATTGAAGCCGACTTTTATAACATTGACATAGACCCTTCAACTCTTGTTGACTACAGTAAGGAAACTTTAAAAGAACAGCAATACCACAACTACCTTAACACAGCTAAAATGACTGCTTTCATAAGAGAAATTGAACCAGAAGGAGTTACTGTTTCCGTTGGTGGAGAGATTGGACACATCGGGGGTAAGAACTCAACTCCTGAAGAGTTTGAAGCATTCATGGAAGGTTATCTTGAAACATTAAAAGAATATGGAAACTACGCTGGAATAAGCAAGATAAGTGTTCAGACTGGAACAGAACATGGAGGAGTGCCTCTTCCAGACGGGAGTGTGGCAGAAGTAAAACTTGACTTTAGCGTTCTTGAAAAGATTGGAGAGGTTGCAAGGAAAAAGTACTCAATGGCAGGAGCTGTTCAACATGGAGCTTCCACTTTACCTGACGAACTATTCCACAAGTTCCCAGAAGTAAAAACGGCGGAAATCCACCTTGCTACAGGATTCCAGAACATAATCTACGATTACCTTCCAGAAGAGTTCAAAAACGAAATTTACAACTGGCTTAAAACAGAACTTAAGAATGAATGGAAAGAAGGTTGGACAGAACAACAGTTTATTTACAAGACAAGAAAGAAAGGGTTCGGAAAGTTTAAGAAGGAATTCTGGAACTTACCAGAAGAAGTTAAAGCTCCAATGATGAAAGCTCTTGAGGAAAAGTTTAGATTCTTATTCGAACTGCTTAACGCTTTTGGAACAAAAGAAATTGTTGAAAAGTACGTAAAACCTGTAAAAATTTACAAGAAGAAGCCACTCTAA
- the polX gene encoding DNA polymerase/3'-5' exonuclease PolX has product MKNKELARIFDRWADILEFIGDNPYHVRAYRNAARLIGDLSEDIEILAKEGKLTSLPGIGQRLQEKILEFLKTGKIEEFEKLKSTVPDTIFTLLDIPGVGPKTVKLLYEKLNVRSLEDLKRAIESGELLKLPGFGLRKVEKIRKGIELFEKSSGRILLGVAVFIADRIVKSLKDSEVVDKVSVAGSTRRMKETVGDIDILATGENLPAIIETFVNLPNVKEILWKGSKKASVIVEEGEQVDLRVIEKESYGSALQYFTGSKAHNIHLRTICIKKGLKLNEYGLFKGDLRIAGETEEEIYEALGMEFPPPEIREDTGEIELALERKLPRFIDYKDIRGDLHIHSNWSDGASTIEEIALKAIELGYEYIAITDHSKSLKVAGGLSEEDLLRRNKEIDKLNEKFNGKIKILKGAEVDILPDGKLDYDDEILKELDFVIAAIHSRFSQDNTERILKAMENPFVNVIAHPTGRIIGQREGYPLDLEKILEKAQETNTALEINAYYNRLDLKDADCRFATKFNVLLVINTDSHHVDHMWMMKLGVGTARRGWVGREKILNAKPIEELLNFVKSKRKKFGVL; this is encoded by the coding sequence ATGAAAAACAAAGAACTTGCAAGAATTTTTGATAGATGGGCGGATATCCTAGAGTTTATAGGAGATAATCCATACCACGTAAGGGCTTACAGAAATGCTGCAAGACTTATTGGAGACCTTTCTGAAGATATAGAAATTCTAGCAAAGGAAGGAAAACTAACTTCACTTCCCGGAATAGGACAAAGACTTCAGGAAAAAATTTTGGAATTCTTAAAAACGGGAAAAATAGAGGAATTTGAAAAGTTAAAGTCTACCGTTCCAGATACCATTTTTACACTTCTTGATATTCCAGGAGTAGGACCAAAGACAGTAAAACTTCTTTATGAGAAATTGAACGTTAGAAGTTTGGAAGACCTAAAGAGGGCAATAGAAAGTGGAGAACTTTTAAAGCTTCCTGGCTTTGGGTTAAGAAAGGTAGAAAAGATAAGGAAAGGTATAGAACTTTTCGAAAAATCTTCAGGAAGAATACTTCTTGGAGTTGCCGTTTTCATCGCCGACAGAATTGTGAAAAGCCTTAAAGATAGTGAAGTAGTAGATAAAGTTTCCGTTGCCGGTTCGACAAGAAGAATGAAAGAAACGGTTGGAGATATAGATATTTTGGCAACCGGAGAAAACCTTCCAGCAATAATTGAAACTTTTGTAAACTTACCAAACGTTAAAGAAATTTTATGGAAAGGAAGTAAGAAAGCGTCTGTTATTGTTGAAGAAGGAGAACAAGTTGACCTTAGAGTAATTGAAAAAGAATCTTACGGATCAGCCCTTCAATACTTTACAGGTTCAAAAGCTCACAATATCCACCTTAGAACGATATGTATTAAAAAAGGATTAAAACTTAACGAATATGGTCTTTTTAAAGGAGATTTAAGAATAGCAGGAGAAACTGAAGAGGAAATATATGAAGCTCTTGGGATGGAATTTCCTCCTCCAGAAATAAGAGAAGACACCGGTGAAATAGAATTAGCCTTAGAAAGGAAACTTCCAAGATTTATTGACTACAAAGATATAAGAGGAGATCTACACATACACTCAAACTGGTCAGATGGTGCATCTACGATTGAGGAAATAGCACTAAAAGCAATTGAGCTAGGATATGAGTACATAGCGATTACAGACCACTCAAAATCCTTGAAAGTAGCAGGAGGACTTTCTGAAGAAGACCTACTAAGGAGAAATAAAGAGATAGACAAGCTTAACGAAAAATTTAACGGAAAAATAAAAATACTTAAAGGCGCAGAAGTAGACATACTACCAGATGGAAAACTTGACTACGATGATGAAATCTTAAAAGAACTTGATTTTGTTATAGCTGCAATCCATTCAAGGTTTTCTCAAGATAATACAGAGAGAATCTTAAAAGCTATGGAAAACCCGTTTGTTAACGTTATAGCCCACCCTACAGGAAGAATAATAGGACAAAGAGAAGGATATCCTCTAGACTTAGAGAAAATACTAGAAAAAGCTCAAGAAACCAACACAGCCTTAGAAATCAATGCTTATTACAACAGATTGGATCTTAAAGACGCTGATTGTAGATTTGCTACAAAGTTCAACGTTCTCTTAGTTATAAACACCGATTCTCACCATGTTGATCATATGTGGATGATGAAGCTTGGAGTTGGAACTGCAAGAAGAGGATGGGTTGGAAGAGAAAAAATTTTAAATGCTAAACCTATTGAAGAACTACTTAACTTTGTAAAGAGTAAAAGAAAAAAATTTGGGGTCTTATAG
- the nadB gene encoding L-aspartate oxidase, translating into MRSLLSIDTSKIPYKEYDAVIVGSGAAGLFCAITLSKLGLKVCVLTKETADTGSTKLAQGGVAVALSKEDSPELHFSDTVKAGAGLVKTKTARILVEEGVKRVIDLIRMGANFEKEENGLLKFTKEAAHSVARIVYYKDKTGEEVERALLENYNQDLIEFAQVKELIVKDNRCYGVIYEKDGIIQAIYAPITAIATGGAAGIYLKNTNPPTSTGDGIAIALRYGAKLQDLEFVQFHPTAFCDDSDCFLISEAVRGEGAILVDENGRRFMGDYHHLWELAPRDVVTRAIETQKRICGGNVYLDFRPIESKGIDIFKRFPTITSELLEKGLNPKKDLIPITPVAHYYIGGIAVDSFGRTSIEGLFAVGEASCTGVHGANRLASNSLLECFVFGERTAYGVYRDWQYLHQDFCPVKLELKEKEPINKKEYSFKDVQDIMWNYVGIVRNAKSLTKAIDKLSEIANSNSSWQVRNSATLGLAIAISAMRREESRGGHYRSDFPYEREEFRKHSYFTLSDLNKLL; encoded by the coding sequence GTGAGAAGTCTTTTATCAATAGATACATCTAAGATTCCCTATAAAGAGTATGATGCTGTTATTGTCGGTAGTGGAGCAGCTGGACTGTTTTGTGCAATTACGCTTTCTAAGCTTGGTTTGAAAGTGTGTGTCTTGACGAAAGAAACTGCCGATACAGGTTCTACAAAACTTGCTCAAGGTGGAGTGGCTGTAGCTCTTTCAAAAGAGGACAGTCCAGAACTACACTTTAGCGATACTGTAAAGGCTGGAGCTGGTCTTGTAAAAACAAAGACTGCAAGAATTTTGGTTGAGGAAGGAGTTAAAAGAGTAATTGATCTTATTCGAATGGGAGCAAATTTTGAAAAAGAGGAAAATGGTTTATTAAAGTTTACAAAGGAAGCTGCACACTCGGTAGCAAGAATTGTTTACTACAAAGATAAAACTGGTGAGGAAGTAGAAAGAGCTCTTCTTGAAAACTACAATCAGGACTTAATAGAGTTTGCTCAGGTTAAAGAACTTATCGTTAAGGACAATAGATGCTATGGAGTGATTTACGAAAAAGATGGCATAATACAAGCTATCTATGCTCCAATTACTGCCATTGCTACGGGAGGAGCAGCTGGAATTTATCTAAAGAATACCAATCCTCCTACCTCAACAGGTGATGGAATAGCAATAGCTTTAAGGTATGGAGCAAAACTTCAGGATTTAGAGTTTGTTCAGTTTCATCCTACAGCTTTCTGTGACGATTCCGATTGCTTTCTCATTTCTGAGGCTGTAAGGGGAGAGGGGGCAATCCTTGTTGATGAAAACGGCAGAAGGTTTATGGGAGACTACCACCACCTTTGGGAACTTGCTCCAAGGGATGTAGTAACTAGAGCAATAGAAACTCAAAAGAGAATATGTGGTGGAAATGTTTATCTTGACTTTAGACCAATAGAGAGTAAAGGCATAGATATCTTTAAAAGATTTCCAACTATAACTTCAGAACTTTTAGAAAAAGGTTTGAATCCCAAAAAAGACCTAATTCCAATTACTCCGGTAGCTCATTACTATATCGGTGGAATTGCAGTAGATAGCTTTGGTAGAACTTCGATAGAAGGACTTTTTGCAGTAGGAGAAGCTTCCTGTACTGGCGTTCATGGAGCAAATAGACTTGCAAGCAATTCTTTGCTTGAGTGTTTCGTCTTTGGAGAAAGAACTGCTTACGGAGTGTACAGAGATTGGCAGTACCTCCACCAAGATTTCTGTCCCGTAAAGTTAGAACTAAAAGAAAAAGAGCCAATTAATAAAAAAGAATATTCTTTTAAAGATGTTCAAGATATTATGTGGAATTACGTTGGTATCGTTAGAAATGCCAAATCTTTAACAAAAGCAATAGATAAACTTTCCGAAATCGCAAATTCGAATTCTTCTTGGCAAGTAAGAAACAGTGCAACCTTAGGGCTCGCAATTGCAATAAGTGCAATGAGAAGAGAAGAGAGCAGAGGAGGTCACTATAGGAGTGATTTCCCTTACGAAAGAGAAGAGTTTAGAAAACACAGTTACTTTACACTTTCCGATTTGAATAAATTATTATAA
- the dapE gene encoding succinyl-diaminopimelate desuccinylase, whose protein sequence is MPVDILQKLISIPSVYGNEKEIADFVESFIREKNPKLSLIRKNNSIIAHTPLNSSKKTVALVGHLDTVPGENEYTGKILDGRLYGLGASDMKAGDAVILKLIEDFSKQDTRYNLFFIFYEKEEGPYVDNGLRHLFEDYIDLLKEIDFAFVLEPTDNVVQVGCLGVIHAWFKFKGKRAHSARPWEGDNAIHKGWRLLKFLKELEPKEYKIGTLTYYEVLNATMVDFNGGRNIIPEEFRVNLNYRFSPTKTIEEAKKNLIELKDKVNADEVEFTDLSPAARPCIDNPILVEFIEKFQTPVEPKQAWTDVAQLSYHGIDAVNFGPGQPHQAHQRNEYVEIEKVKECYRIFKAFLCE, encoded by the coding sequence ATGCCAGTCGATATTCTCCAAAAACTCATTTCTATCCCTTCCGTTTATGGAAATGAAAAAGAAATAGCGGATTTTGTTGAATCTTTCATAAGAGAAAAAAATCCTAAGCTTTCCTTAATAAGAAAAAACAATAGCATTATTGCTCATACTCCTTTAAACTCCAGTAAAAAAACGGTTGCTCTTGTAGGACATCTTGATACTGTTCCAGGAGAAAATGAATATACTGGAAAAATTTTAGATGGTAGGCTTTACGGTCTTGGTGCCAGCGACATGAAAGCTGGTGATGCTGTTATCTTGAAACTCATAGAAGATTTCTCAAAACAAGATACAAGATACAACCTGTTCTTCATTTTCTATGAAAAGGAAGAAGGTCCATACGTTGATAACGGTCTAAGGCATCTTTTTGAAGATTACATTGATCTTTTAAAGGAAATAGATTTCGCCTTTGTTCTTGAACCTACCGACAATGTAGTTCAAGTTGGATGTCTTGGAGTAATTCACGCTTGGTTTAAGTTTAAAGGGAAAAGGGCACATTCTGCTCGTCCCTGGGAAGGAGATAACGCAATTCATAAAGGATGGAGGCTTTTAAAGTTTTTAAAGGAATTAGAACCAAAGGAGTATAAGATTGGAACTCTTACTTATTACGAAGTCCTTAATGCAACAATGGTAGACTTTAACGGTGGAAGAAACATAATTCCGGAAGAATTTAGAGTAAATCTTAACTATAGATTTTCCCCAACAAAAACTATTGAAGAAGCTAAAAAAAACCTAATAGAGTTGAAAGATAAGGTTAACGCAGACGAAGTAGAATTTACAGACCTTTCTCCAGCTGCAAGACCTTGTATCGATAATCCAATTTTGGTGGAGTTTATAGAAAAATTCCAAACTCCAGTTGAACCTAAGCAGGCTTGGACGGACGTTGCCCAACTTTCCTATCACGGAATAGATGCTGTTAACTTTGGTCCGGGTCAACCACATCAGGCGCATCAAAGAAACGAGTATGTTGAAATAGAAAAGGTTAAAGAGTGCTACAGAATATTTAAAGCTTTCCTTTGCGAATAA